Proteins encoded in a region of the Massilia sp. UMI-21 genome:
- a CDS encoding SRPBCC family protein, with protein MLNRVVTVAALAVGGMMLSKKLKQNRTGYGASSSVSESIEINVPVKTAYNQWTQFEDFPQFMKSVKEIRQLDDKHLHWRANVAGEEKEWDVEITEQVPDKRIAWRSVTGVKNGGVATFHKISDNCCRVMVQMDYEPDGAVETVGDAMGAVRMELRGNLHNFKELLEKRGSETGAWRGKIAQQ; from the coding sequence ATGCTGAACCGCGTAGTTACCGTTGCCGCACTCGCTGTCGGTGGCATGATGCTGTCGAAAAAACTGAAACAGAACCGTACCGGCTATGGCGCCAGCTCGTCGGTGTCCGAGTCGATCGAGATCAACGTCCCGGTCAAGACCGCCTATAACCAGTGGACGCAGTTCGAAGATTTCCCGCAGTTCATGAAGAGCGTGAAGGAAATCCGCCAGCTCGACGACAAGCACCTGCACTGGCGCGCCAACGTCGCCGGCGAAGAGAAGGAGTGGGATGTCGAGATCACCGAACAGGTGCCGGACAAGCGCATCGCATGGCGCAGCGTCACCGGCGTGAAGAACGGCGGCGTCGCCACCTTCCACAAAATCTCGGACAACTGCTGCCGCGTCATGGTCCAGATGGACTATGAGCCGGACGGCGCGGTCGAAACCGTTGGCGACGCCATGGGCGCCGTCCGCATGGAGCTGCGCGGCAACCTGCACAACTTCAAGGAACTGCTGGAGAAACGCGGCTCGGAAACCGGCGCGTGGCGCGGCAAGATCGCGCAGCAATAA
- a CDS encoding GFA family protein — translation MNLQGGCFCGAVRYAVTGEIFNSTLCHCSDCRRISGAPTLAWFSARRADFRFTQGAPARFVSSEHVQRGFCPLCGTTLSFEDSRWPEELDITSASLDDPEQAPPGDHTFVRSRLQWMKLHDGLPEYPTTRSAGK, via the coding sequence ATGAACTTGCAAGGAGGATGTTTCTGCGGTGCAGTTCGCTATGCGGTAACAGGCGAGATCTTCAACAGTACGCTGTGCCACTGCAGCGACTGCCGCAGGATCTCCGGGGCGCCGACCCTGGCCTGGTTCAGCGCGCGTCGCGCCGACTTTCGTTTCACGCAAGGTGCTCCGGCACGCTTCGTGTCGAGCGAACACGTGCAGCGCGGCTTCTGTCCGCTGTGCGGCACCACGCTGAGCTTCGAAGACAGCCGCTGGCCGGAAGAACTCGACATCACCAGCGCCAGCCTCGACGACCCGGAACAGGCGCCGCCGGGCGACCATACCTTCGTGCGCAGCCGCCTGCAATGGATGAAGCTGCACGACGGCCTGCCCGAATATCCGACGACGCGCTCCGCCGGCAAGTGA
- a CDS encoding hemerythrin domain-containing protein codes for MASEHETGRHGAFPVDRPVEALVRDHDMVRALADKYLNSDSREVKKQAGKQILQALYLHSQLEESVFYPAVRSIDEPLIAHFEQAHRKVDALLATLERMPLDDAHSDQLMRELIGAVTAHIQEEEIQLFPRIEGSGVDMITVGLEMQAFEANMVHTQGQMSDSQIRRR; via the coding sequence ATGGCAAGCGAACACGAAACAGGCAGGCATGGCGCCTTTCCGGTCGACCGCCCGGTCGAGGCGCTGGTGCGCGACCACGACATGGTGCGCGCGCTGGCCGACAAGTATCTGAACAGCGACAGCCGGGAAGTGAAGAAACAGGCCGGCAAGCAGATCCTGCAGGCCCTGTACCTGCATTCGCAGCTGGAGGAATCGGTCTTCTACCCGGCGGTACGCAGCATCGACGAACCGCTGATCGCCCACTTCGAGCAGGCCCATCGGAAAGTCGATGCGCTGCTGGCGACGCTGGAGCGCATGCCGCTCGACGACGCCCACAGCGACCAGCTGATGCGCGAACTGATCGGTGCGGTCACGGCCCATATCCAGGAAGAGGAAATCCAGCTGTTCCCGCGCATCGAAGGCTCGGGCGTGGACATGATAACGGTGGGGCTGGAGATGCAGGCGTTCGAGGCCAACATGGTGCACACGCAGGGCCAGATGAGCGACTCGCAGATCCGGCGGCGCTAG
- a CDS encoding UvrD-helicase domain-containing protein produces the protein MQNLLHNLNPEQLAAVTLPSQSALILAGAGSGKTRVLTTRIAWLIQTGQVSPAGIMAVTFTNKAAKEMLTRLSSMLPINTRGMWIGTFHGLCNRLLRTHYKDAALPQAFQILDSQDQLSLIKRLLKANNVDDEKYPAKALMYFINNAKEQGLRANRLEPNDPIERRMIELYELYEGQCQREGVVDFAELLLRSYELLARNGPLRQHYQMRFRHILVDEFQDTNDLQYNLLKLLAGHDEEGGGAIFAVGDDDQSIYAFRGANVGNMQAFEREFRVKNLIKLEQNYRSFGHILDSANYLIANNTKRLGKNLRTDAGQGEQVRVYEASSDLEEAQWIIEEAKSLMNEGLSRSEIAILYRSNAQSRVIEHALFAAGLPYTVYGGLRYFQRAEVKHAIAYLQLMDNPHNDSAFMRVVNFPTRGIGARSIEQLQMAADSYGVSLYAAVPYMTGKAGGALGAFVKLVESARFETQQLPLPELVSVVLERSGLLQHYQNEKEGADRIENLEQMVNAATQFVQEEGFGQGAPAHLGPQALPQIGEAIVNQDGIEILDADAPLASVMSPLSAFLTHASLEAGDAQAQAGQDALQLMTVHSAKGLEFDAVFITGLEEGLFPHESSARELDGVDEERRLMYVAITRARKRLYMSFTQQRMLHGQTRFNMKSRFFDELPEESIKWLSPRVQTNWFAGRKQTTAWDDAAFRDGSDNKIAQQITQKSGNGSGWRVGESVSHAKFGEGVIVNIEGGAGAARAQINFGSAGMKVLDLSVAKLERIGR, from the coding sequence ATGCAGAATCTCCTCCATAATCTCAATCCCGAACAGCTCGCCGCCGTCACCCTGCCGTCGCAGAGCGCGCTGATCCTGGCCGGCGCCGGTTCCGGCAAGACGCGCGTGCTCACGACCCGCATCGCCTGGCTGATCCAGACCGGGCAGGTGTCGCCCGCCGGCATCATGGCCGTGACCTTCACGAACAAGGCGGCGAAGGAGATGCTGACCCGCCTGTCTTCCATGCTGCCGATCAATACGCGCGGCATGTGGATCGGCACCTTCCACGGCCTGTGCAACCGCCTGCTGCGCACCCACTATAAAGATGCGGCCTTGCCGCAGGCCTTCCAGATCCTCGATTCGCAAGACCAGCTCTCGCTCATCAAGCGTCTGCTGAAGGCGAACAACGTGGACGACGAAAAATACCCGGCCAAGGCGCTGATGTACTTCATCAACAACGCCAAGGAACAGGGCCTGCGCGCCAACCGGCTCGAGCCGAACGACCCGATCGAGCGTCGCATGATCGAGCTCTACGAGCTGTACGAGGGCCAGTGCCAGCGCGAGGGCGTGGTCGATTTCGCCGAACTGCTGCTGCGTTCGTACGAACTGCTGGCGCGCAACGGACCGCTGCGCCAGCACTACCAGATGCGCTTCCGCCACATCCTGGTCGACGAGTTCCAGGACACCAACGACCTGCAGTACAACTTGCTGAAACTGCTGGCCGGCCACGACGAGGAGGGCGGCGGCGCCATCTTCGCCGTCGGCGACGACGACCAGAGCATCTATGCCTTCCGTGGCGCCAACGTCGGCAACATGCAGGCCTTCGAGCGCGAATTCCGCGTCAAGAACCTGATCAAGCTGGAGCAGAACTACCGCTCCTTCGGCCACATCCTCGACAGCGCCAACTACCTGATCGCCAACAACACCAAGCGTTTAGGGAAGAACCTGCGTACCGATGCGGGGCAGGGCGAGCAGGTGCGGGTGTACGAGGCCAGCTCCGACCTCGAAGAGGCGCAGTGGATCATCGAGGAAGCCAAGAGCCTGATGAACGAGGGCCTGTCGCGCAGCGAGATCGCGATCCTGTACCGTTCCAACGCGCAGAGCCGCGTGATCGAGCATGCGCTGTTCGCGGCCGGCCTGCCCTATACCGTGTATGGCGGCCTGCGCTACTTCCAGCGCGCCGAGGTCAAGCACGCCATCGCCTATCTGCAGCTAATGGACAACCCGCACAACGATTCGGCTTTCATGCGCGTGGTGAACTTCCCCACCCGCGGCATCGGCGCGCGCTCGATCGAGCAGCTGCAGATGGCGGCCGATTCCTACGGCGTTTCGCTGTACGCGGCGGTGCCCTACATGACGGGCAAGGCCGGCGGCGCGCTCGGCGCCTTCGTGAAACTGGTCGAATCGGCGCGTTTCGAAACCCAGCAACTGCCGCTGCCCGAACTGGTGAGCGTGGTGCTGGAGCGCAGCGGCCTGTTGCAGCATTACCAGAACGAGAAAGAAGGCGCCGACCGCATCGAGAACCTCGAGCAGATGGTCAACGCGGCCACCCAGTTCGTGCAGGAAGAAGGCTTCGGCCAGGGCGCCCCGGCCCATCTCGGCCCGCAGGCGCTGCCGCAGATCGGCGAAGCCATCGTCAACCAGGACGGCATCGAGATCCTCGATGCCGACGCCCCGCTGGCCAGCGTGATGTCGCCGCTGTCGGCCTTCCTCACGCACGCCTCGCTGGAAGCGGGCGACGCCCAGGCGCAAGCCGGCCAGGACGCGCTGCAACTGATGACGGTGCACTCGGCCAAGGGCCTGGAATTCGACGCGGTGTTCATCACCGGCCTCGAAGAAGGCCTGTTCCCGCACGAGAGCAGCGCGCGCGAACTCGACGGCGTCGACGAGGAGCGGCGCCTGATGTACGTGGCGATCACGCGCGCGCGCAAGCGTTTATATATGAGCTTTACCCAGCAGCGCATGCTGCACGGCCAGACCCGCTTCAACATGAAGTCGCGCTTCTTCGACGAGCTGCCCGAGGAGTCGATCAAGTGGCTGTCGCCGCGCGTGCAGACCAACTGGTTCGCCGGCCGCAAGCAGACCACGGCCTGGGACGACGCCGCCTTCCGCGACGGTTCCGACAACAAGATCGCGCAGCAGATCACGCAAAAATCCGGCAACGGCTCGGGTTGGCGCGTGGGAGAGAGCGTTTCCCATGCCAAGTTCGGCGAAGGGGTGATCGTGAATATCGAGGGTGGGGCAGGGGCGGCGCGCGCCCAGATCAACTTCGGTTCGGCGGGGATGAAGGTGCTCGACCTGTCGGTGGCGAAGCTGGAGCGGATCGGCCGGTAG
- a CDS encoding homoserine kinase — protein sequence MAVFTAVSLDDLSQWIKQFPLGRALALQGISSGIDNSNFFLTTERGEFVLTVFENLGREQLPFYVQLMRHLAERGIPVPAPVPNAEGELVVTLHGKPAIIVSRLSGASQLDPQPPHCAEVGTMLARMHLAGRDFALSQPNLRGLDWIAATAPTVLPLISASEAELLRNEVRYQGDFAATATYAALMRGPVHADLFRNNVMFDGERLTGCFDFYFAGVDTWLFDVAVTVNDWCVDLATGWLDEARVHALLAAYHAVRPFTPQERAAWLPMLRAGALRFWLSRLYDLHIPRAAELLTPHDPTHFERILRARIERGAPDLPT from the coding sequence ATGGCAGTTTTTACCGCGGTCTCGCTGGACGATCTTTCCCAGTGGATCAAGCAGTTCCCCCTCGGCCGCGCCCTCGCGCTCCAGGGCATTTCTTCCGGCATCGACAATAGCAATTTCTTCCTCACGACAGAGCGTGGGGAATTCGTGCTGACCGTTTTCGAAAACCTCGGACGCGAGCAGTTGCCCTTCTACGTGCAGCTGATGCGCCACCTGGCCGAGCGCGGCATTCCGGTGCCGGCGCCGGTGCCGAACGCCGAGGGCGAGCTGGTGGTCACCCTGCACGGCAAGCCGGCCATCATCGTCAGCCGCCTGAGCGGCGCCTCGCAGCTCGACCCGCAGCCGCCGCATTGCGCCGAAGTCGGCACGATGCTGGCGCGCATGCACCTGGCCGGGCGCGACTTCGCCCTCAGCCAGCCGAACCTGCGCGGCCTGGACTGGATCGCCGCCACCGCCCCCACCGTGCTGCCGCTGATTTCGGCGTCCGAAGCGGAACTGCTGCGCAATGAAGTGCGGTACCAGGGCGACTTTGCCGCGACCGCCACCTACGCCGCCTTGATGCGCGGCCCGGTGCACGCCGACCTGTTCCGCAACAACGTGATGTTCGACGGCGAGCGCCTGACCGGCTGCTTCGACTTTTATTTTGCCGGCGTCGACACCTGGCTGTTCGACGTCGCCGTGACCGTCAACGACTGGTGCGTCGACCTGGCGACCGGCTGGCTCGACGAGGCCCGCGTGCATGCCCTGCTGGCCGCCTACCATGCCGTGCGTCCGTTCACGCCGCAGGAGCGGGCTGCCTGGCTGCCGATGCTGCGCGCCGGCGCACTGCGCTTCTGGCTGTCGCGCCTGTACGATCTGCATATTCCGCGTGCGGCAGAACTGCTCACGCCCCACGACCCCACCCACTTTGAACGCATCCTGCGCGCCCGCATCGAACGCGGCGCGCCCGATCTGCCCACATGA
- the polA gene encoding DNA polymerase I, whose product MENTLLLVDGSSYLYRAYHALPDLRSADGFPTGAMHGMVNMLRRLRADYPAAYIACVFDAKGKTFRDELYPEYKATRASMPEDLGKQIEPIHEVVRHMGWPILMVDGVEADDVIGTLAVQATARGMKTVISTGDKDLAQLVNDRVMLINTMSNEKLDEAGVIAKFGVPPNRIIDYLTLIGDTVDNVPGVSKCGPKTAVKWLALHGSLDGVIENAHSIGGAVGKNLLAALDWLPKGRELITVKTDCDLVKHVVSFEETLVGRPEDAGALRDFFQRYGFKTMLRELGGGNGRADGAVAPARGAGPGGAPLNSPEGASGTLPGMAVIKGEYETILLEEQLDKWLALVDAAELTSVDTETTSLDPMTAEMVGISLSVEAGKGAYIPVAHRYAGAPDQLSREHVLERMRPWLENPAKPKLGQNLKYDMHIFENHGIRLKGIVHDTLLESYVFESHKPHDMDTMAMRHLGYTTIPYVDVCGKGASQICFDQVELGRATEYAGEDSDITLRLHQAMLGHVEADKGLAYIYRNIEMPTMEVLQKIERNGVLIDAELLAVQSGELGARMLELEQQAYELAGGPFNLGSPKQIGEIFFVKLGLPVIKKTATGAPSTDEEVLQKLAEDYPLPKILLEHRGMSKLKSTYTDKLPKMVNQKTGRVHTNYAQAVAITGRLSSNEPNLQNIPVRNAEGRRIREAFIAAPGNVIVSADYSQIELRIMAHISGDPAMLKAFADGEDIHRATAAEIFGVNPEEVQSEQRRYAKVINFGLIYGMSAFGLAQNLGIERGAAASYIDRYFARFAGVKQYMDETRLQAKARGYVETVFGRRLWLPEINSPNGPRRAGAERAAINAPMQGTAADLIKLAMIAVQGWIETDQLATRMIMQVHDELVLEVPEAELELVRVKLPELMAGVATLRVPLVAETGVGPNWEQAH is encoded by the coding sequence ATGGAAAATACCCTGCTGCTGGTTGACGGCTCCAGCTATCTCTACCGCGCTTACCATGCGCTGCCCGACCTGCGCAGCGCGGACGGTTTCCCGACCGGCGCCATGCACGGCATGGTCAACATGCTGCGCCGCCTGCGCGCCGACTATCCGGCGGCCTATATCGCCTGCGTGTTCGACGCCAAGGGCAAGACCTTCCGCGACGAGCTCTACCCGGAATACAAGGCCACCCGCGCCTCGATGCCGGAAGACCTGGGCAAGCAGATCGAACCGATCCACGAAGTGGTGCGCCACATGGGCTGGCCGATCCTGATGGTCGACGGCGTCGAGGCCGACGACGTGATCGGCACCCTGGCGGTGCAGGCTACCGCGCGCGGCATGAAGACCGTGATTTCGACCGGCGACAAGGACCTGGCGCAGCTGGTCAACGACCGGGTCATGCTCATCAATACGATGAGCAACGAGAAACTGGACGAGGCCGGCGTCATCGCCAAGTTCGGCGTGCCGCCGAACCGCATCATCGACTACCTGACCCTGATCGGCGATACCGTCGACAACGTCCCGGGCGTGAGCAAGTGCGGCCCGAAGACGGCGGTGAAGTGGCTGGCCCTGCATGGCTCGCTCGACGGCGTGATCGAGAACGCCCACAGCATCGGCGGCGCGGTCGGCAAGAACCTGCTCGCCGCGCTCGACTGGCTGCCGAAAGGCCGCGAACTGATCACCGTGAAGACCGACTGCGACCTGGTCAAGCACGTGGTCTCGTTCGAGGAAACCCTGGTCGGCCGTCCCGAAGACGCCGGGGCCCTGCGCGACTTCTTCCAGCGCTACGGTTTCAAGACCATGCTGCGCGAACTGGGCGGCGGCAATGGACGTGCCGATGGCGCAGTCGCCCCGGCCCGCGGCGCGGGCCCGGGCGGCGCGCCGCTCAATTCCCCCGAGGGCGCCTCCGGCACCCTGCCGGGCATGGCCGTCATCAAGGGCGAGTACGAGACCATCCTCCTCGAGGAGCAGCTCGACAAGTGGCTGGCCCTGGTCGACGCGGCCGAGCTGACCTCGGTCGACACCGAAACCACCTCGCTCGATCCGATGACGGCCGAGATGGTCGGCATCTCGCTGTCGGTCGAAGCGGGCAAGGGCGCCTACATCCCGGTGGCGCACCGCTATGCCGGCGCGCCCGACCAGCTGTCGCGCGAACACGTGCTCGAGCGGATGCGCCCCTGGCTGGAGAATCCGGCCAAGCCCAAGCTGGGCCAGAACCTCAAGTACGACATGCACATCTTCGAAAACCACGGCATCAGGCTGAAGGGGATCGTGCACGACACGCTGCTGGAGTCCTACGTGTTCGAGTCGCACAAGCCGCACGACATGGACACCATGGCCATGCGCCACCTCGGCTACACCACGATTCCCTACGTGGACGTGTGCGGCAAGGGCGCCAGCCAGATCTGCTTCGACCAGGTGGAACTGGGCCGCGCCACCGAGTATGCCGGCGAGGATTCCGACATCACCCTGCGACTGCACCAGGCGATGCTGGGCCACGTCGAGGCCGACAAGGGCCTGGCCTACATCTACCGCAACATCGAGATGCCGACCATGGAAGTGCTGCAGAAGATCGAGCGCAACGGCGTGCTGATCGACGCCGAGCTGCTTGCCGTGCAGTCGGGCGAGCTGGGTGCGCGCATGCTGGAGCTGGAACAGCAGGCCTATGAACTGGCCGGCGGTCCCTTCAACCTCGGTTCGCCCAAGCAGATCGGCGAGATCTTCTTCGTGAAACTCGGCCTGCCGGTGATCAAGAAGACCGCCACCGGCGCGCCGTCCACCGATGAAGAGGTGCTGCAGAAACTGGCCGAGGATTACCCGCTGCCCAAGATCCTGCTCGAGCACCGCGGCATGTCGAAGCTCAAGTCGACCTACACCGACAAGCTGCCGAAGATGGTCAACCAGAAGACCGGCCGCGTGCATACCAACTACGCGCAGGCGGTGGCGATCACCGGCCGCCTGTCCTCGAACGAGCCGAACCTGCAAAACATCCCGGTGCGTAACGCCGAAGGCCGCCGCATCCGCGAAGCCTTCATCGCAGCGCCCGGCAACGTGATCGTCTCTGCCGACTATTCGCAGATCGAGCTGCGCATCATGGCGCATATCTCGGGCGACCCGGCCATGCTGAAAGCCTTTGCGGACGGCGAGGACATCCACCGCGCCACCGCCGCCGAGATCTTCGGGGTCAACCCGGAAGAAGTGCAGAGCGAGCAGCGCCGCTACGCCAAGGTGATCAACTTCGGCCTGATCTACGGCATGAGCGCCTTTGGCCTGGCCCAGAACCTGGGCATCGAGCGCGGCGCCGCGGCCAGCTACATCGACCGCTATTTCGCGCGCTTCGCCGGCGTGAAGCAGTACATGGACGAGACCCGCCTGCAGGCGAAGGCGCGCGGCTATGTCGAGACCGTGTTCGGGCGCCGCTTGTGGCTCCCCGAGATCAACTCCCCGAACGGCCCGCGCCGCGCCGGCGCCGAACGCGCGGCGATCAATGCGCCGATGCAGGGCACGGCGGCCGACCTGATCAAGCTGGCGATGATCGCGGTGCAGGGCTGGATCGAGACCGACCAGCTGGCCACGCGCATGATCATGCAGGTGCACGACGAACTGGTGCTCGAAGTGCCGGAAGCCGAGCTGGAACTGGTGCGGGTGAAGCTGCCGGAGCTGATGGCGGGCGTGGCGACCTTGAGGGTGCCGCTGGTGGCCGAGACCGGCGTGGGGCCGAACTGGGAGCAAGCGCACTGA
- a CDS encoding dienelactone hydrolase family protein has product MKDLISDAESLLSASAFKEGVDRRVFLKAAAGGGFAVAALPVVAQTQVQTSAEGLDAADHIVVVNGQDVPVYRAQPKDRSNLPVILVISEIFGVHEHIKDVVRRFAKAGYLAVAPDLFVRQGDATKTPMPALMKDIIAKVPDAQVMTDLDTIVKWTRQRGGNTDKLGITGFCWGGRITWLYAAHNPNVKAGVAWYGRLVGDTNPLQPKHPIDVAQNLKAPVLGLYGGKDTGIPLESVERMRKLLDAGNSRSKIHVYPNSGHAFHADYRPSYNAEDAKDGWSKALNWFSTHGVA; this is encoded by the coding sequence ATGAAAGATCTCATCAGCGATGCCGAAAGCCTGCTGTCCGCCAGTGCGTTCAAAGAGGGCGTCGACCGCCGTGTCTTCCTGAAAGCAGCCGCAGGCGGCGGCTTCGCCGTCGCCGCGCTGCCGGTAGTCGCGCAGACCCAGGTCCAGACCAGCGCCGAGGGCCTCGATGCCGCCGACCACATCGTCGTCGTCAACGGCCAGGACGTGCCGGTCTACCGCGCCCAGCCCAAGGACCGCAGCAACCTGCCGGTGATCCTGGTCATCTCCGAGATCTTCGGCGTCCACGAGCACATCAAGGACGTCGTGCGCCGCTTCGCCAAGGCCGGCTACCTGGCCGTGGCCCCGGACCTGTTCGTGCGCCAGGGCGACGCGACCAAGACCCCGATGCCCGCCCTGATGAAGGACATCATCGCCAAGGTGCCCGACGCCCAGGTCATGACGGACCTCGACACCATCGTCAAATGGACCAGGCAGCGCGGCGGCAACACCGACAAGCTGGGGATCACCGGTTTCTGCTGGGGCGGCCGCATCACCTGGCTGTACGCGGCCCATAACCCGAACGTCAAGGCCGGCGTGGCCTGGTACGGCCGCCTGGTGGGCGACACCAACCCGCTGCAGCCGAAACACCCGATCGACGTCGCCCAGAACCTGAAGGCGCCGGTGCTCGGCCTGTACGGCGGCAAGGACACCGGCATCCCGCTGGAGTCGGTGGAGCGCATGCGCAAGCTGCTCGACGCCGGCAACAGCCGCTCGAAGATCCACGTCTATCCGAACTCGGGCCACGCCTTCCACGCCGACTACCGCCCCAGCTACAACGCCGAGGATGCGAAGGACGGCTGGAGCAAGGCGCTGAACTGGTTCTCCACCCACGGCGTCGCCTGA
- a CDS encoding ZIP family metal transporter — translation MLATLVAGVVSITGAAVFSFALLSKVVERMVSLSVGIMLATSLLHALPEAFESGTDPRSLFATLLGGLLAFFVLEKLAILRHSHHHEGDGHHHAHGHDAHQAGKSGWMILLGDAMHNFTDGILIAAAFLANPELGIVTALAIVAHEIPQEIGDFIVLLNAGFSRLRAYVFNLLCSLMAVLGGLLGYFTLDQASGLIPYVLVFASSGFIYIAVSDLMPQMQRRATVRESVPQVLLILLGVAIVLALNHAY, via the coding sequence CTGCTGGCGACGCTCGTCGCCGGCGTCGTCAGCATCACAGGCGCTGCCGTCTTCTCGTTCGCGCTGCTGTCGAAAGTGGTGGAACGGATGGTCAGCCTGTCGGTCGGCATCATGCTGGCCACCTCGCTGCTGCACGCGCTGCCGGAAGCCTTCGAATCCGGCACCGACCCGCGCAGCCTGTTCGCGACCTTGCTGGGCGGCCTGCTGGCCTTCTTCGTGCTGGAGAAACTGGCGATCCTGCGCCATTCGCACCACCACGAAGGCGACGGCCATCACCACGCCCACGGCCATGACGCCCACCAGGCCGGCAAATCCGGCTGGATGATCCTGCTGGGCGATGCGATGCACAACTTCACCGACGGCATCCTGATCGCCGCGGCCTTCCTCGCCAATCCGGAGCTGGGCATCGTCACCGCGCTGGCCATCGTCGCCCACGAGATCCCGCAGGAGATCGGCGACTTCATCGTGCTGCTCAACGCCGGCTTCTCGCGCCTGCGCGCCTACGTCTTCAACCTGCTGTGCAGCCTGATGGCGGTGCTGGGTGGCCTGCTCGGCTACTTCACGCTGGACCAGGCCAGCGGCCTGATCCCCTATGTGCTGGTATTCGCGTCCTCGGGCTTCATCTACATCGCCGTGAGCGACCTGATGCCCCAGATGCAGCGCCGCGCCACCGTGCGCGAGTCGGTGCCGCAGGTGCTGCTTATCCTGCTGGGCGTCGCGATCGTGCTGGCCCTGAATCACGCCTACTGA